Proteins from one Juglans microcarpa x Juglans regia isolate MS1-56 chromosome 1S, Jm3101_v1.0, whole genome shotgun sequence genomic window:
- the LOC121246982 gene encoding uncharacterized protein C1450.15-like isoform X1 — MKANATSSFVKSSAEPELEEEVSVSSTSISALEALSVHLISGLGLVLALLLAHTFFSVNLVSHPSPTLLLVSVIECPIVILLYSRYRKNRDECTYLKAVGQGLLGLPVGALVNALGAIALGAPVGTQYFLKTINWSLMMSLFTIVPAVSVFGSSWKDWQRIFANTKPIGSLGFIICLPAHGAIIGAWLGALPMPLDWERSWQEWPICVSYGAMAGYLVAMVASSSLILARSRFQHVKVKRD, encoded by the exons ATGAAGGCGAATGCAACGTCGTCGTTTGTGAAATCCTCAGCAGAACCAGAACTAGAGGAAGAAGTCAGTGTCTCCTCCACTTCCATCTCAGCTCTTGAGGCACTTTCCGTACACCTGATCTCTGGGCTGGGCCTGGTTCTAGCCCTTCTGCTGGCCCACACTTTCTTCTCCGTCAACCTCGTCTCTCACCCCTCTCCCACTCTCCTTCTCGTCTCT gTCATTGAGTGCCCAATTGTGATTCTTCTCTACAGTCGTTACCGGAAGAATCGTGATGAATGCACG TACTTGAAAGCCGTGGGACAGGGGCTCCTAGGACTACCTGTCG GGGCTCTGGTTAATGCTTTGGGAGCTATTGCATTGGGCGCACCTGTTGGCACTCA ATACTTTTTAAAGACCATTAACTGGTCTCTGATGATGTCATTGTTCACT ATTGTGCCTGCAGTTTCTGTATTTGGTTCATCATGGAAGGATTGGCAACGCATATTTGCAAACACAAA GCCAATTGGATCTTTAGGTTTTATAATTTGCCTACCGGCACATGGAGCCATCATTGGAGCTTGGCTTGGGGCTTTGCCAATGCCGCTTGATTGGGAAAGATCATGGCAG GAATGGCCTATTTGTGTGAGTTATGGAGCGATGGCTGGGTACCTAGTTGCCATGGTGGCCTCATCTAGCCTTATCCTCGCACGTTCCAGATTTCAGCATGTCAAAGTCAAACGAGACTAA
- the LOC121246982 gene encoding glycosylphosphatidylinositol anchor biosynthesis protein 11-like isoform X2, protein MKANATSSFVKSSAEPELEEEVSVSSTSISALEALSVHLISGLGLVLALLLAHTFFSVNLVSHPSPTLLLVSVIECPIVILLYSRYRKNRDECTYLKAVGQGLLGLPVGALVNALGAIALGAPVGTQYFLKTINWSLMMSLFTIVPAVSVFGSSWKDWQRIFANTKPIGSLGFIICLPAHGAIIGAWLGALPMPLDWERSWQRILHDGLIHEPR, encoded by the exons ATGAAGGCGAATGCAACGTCGTCGTTTGTGAAATCCTCAGCAGAACCAGAACTAGAGGAAGAAGTCAGTGTCTCCTCCACTTCCATCTCAGCTCTTGAGGCACTTTCCGTACACCTGATCTCTGGGCTGGGCCTGGTTCTAGCCCTTCTGCTGGCCCACACTTTCTTCTCCGTCAACCTCGTCTCTCACCCCTCTCCCACTCTCCTTCTCGTCTCT gTCATTGAGTGCCCAATTGTGATTCTTCTCTACAGTCGTTACCGGAAGAATCGTGATGAATGCACG TACTTGAAAGCCGTGGGACAGGGGCTCCTAGGACTACCTGTCG GGGCTCTGGTTAATGCTTTGGGAGCTATTGCATTGGGCGCACCTGTTGGCACTCA ATACTTTTTAAAGACCATTAACTGGTCTCTGATGATGTCATTGTTCACT ATTGTGCCTGCAGTTTCTGTATTTGGTTCATCATGGAAGGATTGGCAACGCATATTTGCAAACACAAA GCCAATTGGATCTTTAGGTTTTATAATTTGCCTACCGGCACATGGAGCCATCATTGGAGCTTGGCTTGGGGCTTTGCCAATGCCGCTTGATTGGGAAAGATCATGGCAG CGAATTTTACACGATGGATTGATTCATGAGCCCAGATAA